GATCTGCGGCACGTCCAGCGCACTTTGCCAGGCCGGCAGCGTAAACAGCATCAGGGAGAGCAGCAAGCCACACAGCACTGCCAGCCAGATACGCTGAGAGCGCGCAGCAAAACCGGCGAACTGGCCCCATTCCCATGCGGCCAGCATGCAGATCGCTAAGATGACGATGGCAAAACCCAGAGGTGGCAGCAAAAACAGCGCCGCGATCACGATGGGAATCAAAATTAATGCGGTAATCAGGCGAGACTTCAGCAAGGATTACCCCCAGTGCGCTTATGCGCTGCCGGGTGCTGCGCCGCCAAAACGGCGCTCTCGTTGTGCAAACGCATTCAGTGCACCTTCAAAAACTTGTTCATCAAAATCAGGCCAGAGCGTTTCGGTAAACCAGAACTCTGCGTAGGCAACTTGCCACAGCAGGAAGTTACTGATGCGATGCTCTCCCCCGGTCCTTATTACCAGATCCACCGGAGCCAGTTCATTCATGCACAGATGAGAGGCCAGCGTCTCTTCTTCGATTTGATCGGGACGAAGAAGGCCTTCCTGTACCTGCTCTGCAATCTTTCTGACTCCGTGGATAATATCCCAACGACCGCCATAATTCGCGGCTATGTTGAGCGTCAGTCCATTATTTTGTTGAGTAAGTTCCTCAGCACGGCGGATACGCTCCTGTAAACGAGCGTTAAACCGGCTGACGTCACCGATAATTCGTAGCCTGACATTATGCTTATGGAGACTTTTGACTTCGCTATCGAGCGCCCAGACAAACAACTCCATCAACGCTAACACTTCCTGCTGCGGACGGTTCCAGTTTTCACTGCTGAACGCATACAGCGTCAGCGCATCGAGCTTATGGCTGACCGCAAAACTGACCGCGCGCCGTACCGACTTCACACCGGCCTTGTGGCCGGAAATGCGCAGTTTGCCCTGATTTTTCGCCCAGCGGCCGTTGCCATCCATAATGATGGCCACATGGCGAGGGCCGTGCCCTTTCTGGTCATCGATTTCTAATTGATTTTCGGACGACATAACGCGTATTTATTTCCTTATTCAGAAAGGCCAGGGCTTCTGAAATATCTTGTCTGCTCAGTTGCCAGCGCCCCGCCACCCCGGACAGCCATGCGGCAATGAGCCGGCAAGCTGCCTGAACAGTGGGCGAAGACTATATCATCTCCTCCCAAGGCTCACAAATGGCGGTGCGTTAAATCGCGTTATGCACGATGTAAGGCAAACCGCGGTAGCAGCGCCGTGGCACGCACCCGTGCTTCACCGTCGATGGCAATGACCGCTTCCACAGAGTCGGGCTCCGCCGTTGCCAGCCCCTCCAGCACCGCCACGTTCAGGGACGCAATGTCGGTGAAGCGGATGCCACCGGCCAGAAACGCCGCCACGGCCACTTCGTTGGCGGCGTTGAGCGTGGTGGTGGCGGCCTGCCCTGCCAGGCTGGCGTCGATCGCCAGTTTCAGGCAGGGATAGCGCGCGAAGTCCGGCTCGCAGAAGCTCAGCGCCTTCATGCGGGTAAAATCAAGCGCGGGTGCACCCGAGCTGACGCGCTCGGGCCAGGCCATCGCATGGGCAATCGGCGTACGCATATCCGGTGAACCCAGCTGCGCAATCACGCTGCCATCGCGGTAGCGAACCATTGAATGAATCACCGATTGCGGATGCAGGATCACCTCCATCTGCTTATCGGTGGCATTAAACAGCCAGCGGGCTTCAATATATTCCAGGCCTTTATTCATCATGGTGGCCGAATCGACGGAGATTTTACGCCCCATTGACCAGTTTGGATGTGCACAAGCCTGGTCCGGCGTCACATGATGCAGGTCAGCCAGCGGCGTGTCACGGAAGGGGCCACCCGATCCGGTCAGGATAATACTGTCAATGCCATTATCCTGCAGCGAAGCGTAACCTAACTGCTGCTGGATGGCAGCAGGCATACTCTGAAAAATGGCGTTGTGTTCACTGTCGATCGGCAGCAGCTGCGCGCTGGAGGCGCTTACCGCCTCCATAAACAGACGCCCGCAGGTGACCAGCGCCTCTTTATTGGCCAGCAACACCGTTTTACCGGCGCGGATGGCGGCCAGAGTCGGAGTTAATCCCGCCGCGCCAACGATCGCCGCCATCACCTGATCCACCTCGTCCAGCGCCGCCAGATCGCAGGCCGCCTGTTCGCCGCTGAGCACTTCTGTCGTGACGTTCAGGCCATGCAGCCGCGCCCGCAGTTCAGCGGCAGAGCCTTCATCAGCCATCGCGGCATAGCGTGGACGAAACGTCAGACACTGCTCGGCCATCAGCTCAACGTTACGCCCGGCCACCAGCGCCGTCACGGCAAAGCGTTCGGGGTTGGCGCGGACTACGGCCAGCGTGCTGGTGCCAATCGAGCCGGTGGAACCGAGAATGGTCAATTGTTTCATGAGGCTGCTCTGTATCGTGGCCTGGCGCGAAGGGAAACCGTGCCCGCCAGGAGGGTTAACAAATGCAAAACGCCGCCAGACCGCCCTGTCATTTAAAGGACCATCTGCACGGCGTTTCGTCACAGGGTGATCGACTTAGAAGTCCATCAGCTCCGCTTCTTTTTCAGCCAGGGAGGCATCAATTTTCTTGATGAACACGTCCGTCAGCTTCTGCACGTCATCCTGTGAACGACGATCTTCATCTTCACTGATCTCTTTGTCTTTCAGCAACGCTTTAACTTTATCGTTCGCGTCGCGGCGCACGTTACGCACAGAGACACGGCCCTGCTCGGCTTCACCACGGACGATTTTGATCAGATCTTTACGACGCTCTTCGGTCAGCGCAGGCAGCGGGACGCGAATATCGGTGCCGGCCGAGCTTGGGTTCAGGCCGAGGTCAGAGGTCATGATCGCTTTTTCTACCGCGCCGCTGATTGAACGGTCGAACACGTTCACTTTCAGGGTACGGGAGTCTTCAACGGTCACGCTGGCTAACTGCTTCAGCGGGGTCGGCGCGCCGTAGTACATCACCATGATGCCATCGAGGATCGCCGGAGAAGCGCGGCCGGTGCGGATTTTGCTGATGTTGCTTTTGAACGCTTCAACGCATTTATCCATGCGCGTTTCAGCATCTTTTCTGATTTCGTTAATCACGTTGGAACCCTTGGATTCTGTTTGATCGACCCGCTGCGGGCCACGGCCTGCAGCGATTCTGAATACTCTTCGATAATTCTGACGGGCAGAATATACCTTATTTTATGCGCTGACTGATATTAATGCGTAATCAACGTGCCTTCTTTTTCACCCATCACCACGCGACGCAGTGCGCCAGGCTTGTTCATATTGAATACGCGAATCGGCAGCTTGTGGTCACGGGCCAGCGTAAAGGCCGCCAGATCCATCACTTTCAGCTCCTGCTCCAGCACTTCCGCATAGGAGAGCTGTTCGTACAGCGTGGCATCCGGGTGCTTCACCGGGTCCGCAGAGTAAACGCCGTCCACTTTAGTCGCCTTCAGTACCACGTCGGCTTCAATCTCAATACCGCGCAGGCAGGCGGCAGAGTCGGTGGTAAAGAACGGGTTACCGGTACCGGCAGAGAAGATCACCACGCGGTTGTTACGCAGCAGGCTGATCGCTTCTGCCCAGCTGTAGTTATCACACACGCCGTTGAGCGGGATCGCCGACATCAGGCGGGCGTTCACATAGGCACGATGCAGTGCATCGCGCATTGCCAGACCGTTCATTACGGTCGCCAGCATGCCCATATGGTCGCCGACTACGCGGTTCATACCGGCCTGAGCCAGGCCAGCACCGCGGAACAGGTTCCCCCCGCCGATCACCACGCCCACCTGAATGCCCAGTTCTACCAGCTCTTTCACTTCCTGAGCCATACGATCCAGCACGCTGGCATCGATACCGAAGCCTTCAGCACCTTGCAGTGCTTCGCCACTCAGTTTCAGCAGGATACGTTGATATACGGGTTTTGCATTGGTCGCCATGGTGTTTTCTTCCTGGAGCTATCGTCGAAAAGGGGGGTTAACTGTGCGGTATCATCCGTCAAACGCCGTTAAAAAGCGATTGGGATGAGACTGAAAATGCGCTGCCCGGCAGGCAGGCAAAAAAGAACCGCCTTCCGGCGGCTCTCTTCAAACCATTAAGACTGTTTGGACATCGCCGCAACTTCTGCTGCGAAATCGGTCTCAACTTTCTCAATGCCTTCGCCCACTTCAAAGCGGATGAAGTTAACAACGTCAGCATTGTGCTCTTTCAGAACCTGGCCCACGGTTTTGCTTGGGTCGATAACGAAAGGCTGGCCGGTCAGAGAAACTTCGCCGGTGAATTTCTTCATGCGGCCTTCAACCATTTTCTCTGCGATCTCTTTTGGCTTACCAGACTGCATCGCGATGTCCAGCTGAACCTGGTACTCTTTCTCTACCACTTCAGCAGACACGTCTTCTGGCTTAACGAATTCTGGCTTGCTGGCAGCAACGTGCATAGCAACCTGCTTAACCAGCTCTTCGTCAGCGCCTTTAGCAGAAACCAGTACGCCGATACGTGCGCCGTGCAGGTAGCTGCCCAGCACGTCGCCTTCCAGGGATGCTACGCGACGGATGTTGATGTTCTCACCGATTTTAGCAACCAGTGCAACGCGCTCTTCTTCGAACTGCGCTTTCAGAACTTCAACGTCGGTGATTTTACCGGCAGCAGCAGCTTCCAGCACTTTATCAGCGAAGGCCTGGAAACCGGCATCTTTAGCAACGAAGTCGGTCTGGCAGTTAACTTCCAGAATCACGCTGTAGTTGCCAACGATTTTGGTTTTGATCACGCCATCAGCAGCCACGTTGCCTGCTTTCTTAGCGGCTTTGATCGCGCCAGATTTACGCATGTTCTCGATCGCCAGCTCGATGTCGCCGTTGGCTTCGGTCAGTGCTTTCTTACAATCCATCATGCCAGCGCCAGTGCGCTCGCGCAGTTCTTTTACCAGAGCAGCGGTAATATCAGCCATTCTCTAATCCTCGGTTAGCGCAGCATTTGTGAGATGTGCCGGTCAACGGCCACAAATGCCTATTCTCGGGAGAAACATTCTGCCCCGCCGAATGTGACAAACGGCAAAGCGAAGTCGAAAAAATAAAGGGGCCGACAAGGCCCCTTACAGATTCACATCTGATTGATAAGGGCTCGGTAACGAGCAAGCCTTATTACTCAGCGTCGGCGAACTTTTCTTCAGCCTGCTGAGCCAGGTCCTGTGAACGACCTTCACGTACAGTGGTAGCCACTGCAGTCAGGTACAGGTTCACAGCACGGATCGCATCGTCATTACCTGGGATAATGAAGTCAACGCCGTCTGGATCAGAGTTGGTATCAACGATAGCAAATACCGGGATACCCAGGTTGTTTGCTTCTTTGATAGCGATGTGTTCGTGGTCTGCATCTACAACAAACAGTGCGTCTGGCAGGCCGCCCATGTCTTTGATACCACCCAGGCTGTTTTCCAGCTTGGCCAGTTCACGAGCGCGCATCAGCGCTTCTTTCTTGGTCAGTTTGTCGAAAGTACCGTCCTGAGACTGAATCTCCAGATCTTTCAGACGTTTGATAGACTGACGAACGGTTTTCCAGTTAGTCAGCATGCCACCCAACCAGCGGTGGTTAACGAAGAACTGGTCGCAGCTCAGAGCTTGCTCTTTTACCGCTTCGCTTGCAGCGCGCTTAGTACCAACAAACAGGATCTTACCTTTACGGGCAGAGATCTTGCTCAGCTCAGCCAGAGCGTCGTTGAACAGTGGTACTGTTTTTTCCAGGTTGATGATGTGAACTTTGTTACGAGCGCCGAAGATGAAAGGCTTCATTTTCGGGTTCCAGTAACGGGTCTGGTGACCAAAGTGTACACCGGCCTGGAGCATGTCGCGCATGGAAACAGTTGCCATGATTACCTCTAATAAAAGTGTTTGGGGTTAAGCCTCCATGTATCCCGTACAACCGACCCATCGATTTTTACAAATCATCCAGGCACCCCGGCGTAGGTGTCGATACATGTGTGTTATTTACACAAAATGAGATTTTGCGTCCCCCTGTCCGGCAACTATCACCACACAGAGAATCGTCGGCGCGCTTTATACCATAAACCGACCGGTGACGCCAACTTTTGTTGGCTTACTGAGCAGTACCGCCACGCTGACCTGCGGCCCGACAACGCCTGCCACAAACTGCATTTGGCAGGGTCCGGGTGGACTGCTACCATTGCTGCACTTTGTTTAGTATTGTCGAAAATAGCGACAACCGCGGATCGAATGAATGGCAATCTCAATTAAAACCCAAGAAGAAATCGCAAAAATGCGCGTCGCCGGGCGTCTCGCCGCCGAGGTGCTGGAGATGATCGGACCCCACGTGCAGCCGGGCGTCAGCACCGCTGAGCTCGACCGCCTGTGCCACGATTATATCGTCAACCACCAGCAGGCGATCTCCGCCTGCCTCGGCTATCACGGCTTCCCGAAATCGGTCTGTATCTCGGTGAATGAAGTGGTGTGCCACGGTATTCCGAGCGAGGAGAAGATCCTCAAAGATGGCGATATCGTCAATATCGACGTCACGGTGATCAAAGACGAGTATCACGGCGATACCTCCACCATGTTTATCGCAGGCACACCCACCATCCAGGGCGAGCGGCTGTGCCGCGTCACC
This portion of the Erwinia sp. E602 genome encodes:
- the ispU gene encoding (2E,6E)-farnesyl-diphosphate-specific ditrans,polycis-undecaprenyl-diphosphate synthase → MSSENQLEIDDQKGHGPRHVAIIMDGNGRWAKNQGKLRISGHKAGVKSVRRAVSFAVSHKLDALTLYAFSSENWNRPQQEVLALMELFVWALDSEVKSLHKHNVRLRIIGDVSRFNARLQERIRRAEELTQQNNGLTLNIAANYGGRWDIIHGVRKIAEQVQEGLLRPDQIEEETLASHLCMNELAPVDLVIRTGGEHRISNFLLWQVAYAEFWFTETLWPDFDEQVFEGALNAFAQRERRFGGAAPGSA
- the ispC gene encoding 1-deoxy-D-xylulose-5-phosphate reductoisomerase; amino-acid sequence: MKQLTILGSTGSIGTSTLAVVRANPERFAVTALVAGRNVELMAEQCLTFRPRYAAMADEGSAAELRARLHGLNVTTEVLSGEQAACDLAALDEVDQVMAAIVGAAGLTPTLAAIRAGKTVLLANKEALVTCGRLFMEAVSASSAQLLPIDSEHNAIFQSMPAAIQQQLGYASLQDNGIDSIILTGSGGPFRDTPLADLHHVTPDQACAHPNWSMGRKISVDSATMMNKGLEYIEARWLFNATDKQMEVILHPQSVIHSMVRYRDGSVIAQLGSPDMRTPIAHAMAWPERVSSGAPALDFTRMKALSFCEPDFARYPCLKLAIDASLAGQAATTTLNAANEVAVAAFLAGGIRFTDIASLNVAVLEGLATAEPDSVEAVIAIDGEARVRATALLPRFALHRA
- the frr gene encoding ribosome recycling factor; this encodes MINEIRKDAETRMDKCVEAFKSNISKIRTGRASPAILDGIMVMYYGAPTPLKQLASVTVEDSRTLKVNVFDRSISGAVEKAIMTSDLGLNPSSAGTDIRVPLPALTEERRKDLIKIVRGEAEQGRVSVRNVRRDANDKVKALLKDKEISEDEDRRSQDDVQKLTDVFIKKIDASLAEKEAELMDF
- the pyrH gene encoding UMP kinase, translating into MATNAKPVYQRILLKLSGEALQGAEGFGIDASVLDRMAQEVKELVELGIQVGVVIGGGNLFRGAGLAQAGMNRVVGDHMGMLATVMNGLAMRDALHRAYVNARLMSAIPLNGVCDNYSWAEAISLLRNNRVVIFSAGTGNPFFTTDSAACLRGIEIEADVVLKATKVDGVYSADPVKHPDATLYEQLSYAEVLEQELKVMDLAAFTLARDHKLPIRVFNMNKPGALRRVVMGEKEGTLITH
- the tsf gene encoding translation elongation factor Ts; protein product: MADITAALVKELRERTGAGMMDCKKALTEANGDIELAIENMRKSGAIKAAKKAGNVAADGVIKTKIVGNYSVILEVNCQTDFVAKDAGFQAFADKVLEAAAAGKITDVEVLKAQFEEERVALVAKIGENINIRRVASLEGDVLGSYLHGARIGVLVSAKGADEELVKQVAMHVAASKPEFVKPEDVSAEVVEKEYQVQLDIAMQSGKPKEIAEKMVEGRMKKFTGEVSLTGQPFVIDPSKTVGQVLKEHNADVVNFIRFEVGEGIEKVETDFAAEVAAMSKQS
- the rpsB gene encoding 30S ribosomal protein S2 — translated: MATVSMRDMLQAGVHFGHQTRYWNPKMKPFIFGARNKVHIINLEKTVPLFNDALAELSKISARKGKILFVGTKRAASEAVKEQALSCDQFFVNHRWLGGMLTNWKTVRQSIKRLKDLEIQSQDGTFDKLTKKEALMRARELAKLENSLGGIKDMGGLPDALFVVDADHEHIAIKEANNLGIPVFAIVDTNSDPDGVDFIIPGNDDAIRAVNLYLTAVATTVREGRSQDLAQQAEEKFADAE